A segment of the Symmachiella macrocystis genome:
TTCTCCAGCGGAATTCCATATTCTCGTCTCGCCATACTTTATCTCTGCCCCGCAAAACAACACAATGCCCCTAGCCGCAATTCCGACAGAAATCCGGGCAATTTCACGGCCTCCGCCTTTTTCTTCGCCCAATTTCCCACTCCGGACTTCGTGCCGCGTAGCGCTACCCCCATCGCAGCCGGGACAGGGGAGAATCTGCGGCGATTTGGCCTTAAAAACGGACGTACCCACGACAAAACAGTTTAAAAAAACCACTGACGCATCCCGCTGACATGGATCTGTAAGTTCCCAGAACACGCCCGAGCGGGTTTTGAAACTGGTTTCAGCACAAGGACGACAATCAGCCATGGCCTCCTATATCGAACGACTCAACTCGGCCATTATCGCCAAACGGGCCCCGGTGGTTGTCGGTTTGGACCCCCGCAAGGAACAATTGCCGCCGGGGTTGATGGAGTCTGCGAAGAGCGGGCACTCGCATTATTCCGATGCGACAGCCACGGCGTATGAACGGTTTTGTTTTCAGATCATCGACATTGTTGCCCCCCTGGTCCCGGCGGTAAAACCGCAAGCTGCGTTTTTCGAAGAATTGGGGCCGAGCGGTTCACTCGTGCTCGCGTCAGTCATTCGCCGCGCGCGAGAAGCAGGGCTGATAGTCATTTGCGACGCAAAGCGGGGCGACATCGGCAGTACGGCCGAAGCCTATGCCCGCGGCTATCTTGCCGGCTCGGACCGCAACGCCGCTCCCTGGTCGGCCGATTCGCTGACGGTCAATCCGTATCTCGGTCCCGACACGCTGCAGCCGTTTGTCGATGTGGCTGTTCAACGCGAAGCGGGATTGTATGTGTTGGTCCGCACTAGCAATCCCGGCGCTGCTGGATTCCAGGACTTAATCGCCGACGGACAAACGCACTATCGCCACGTGGCAGCGGCGGTTGAACAATTGGCACAAGAG
Coding sequences within it:
- the pyrF gene encoding orotidine-5'-phosphate decarboxylase, with the protein product MASYIERLNSAIIAKRAPVVVGLDPRKEQLPPGLMESAKSGHSHYSDATATAYERFCFQIIDIVAPLVPAVKPQAAFFEELGPSGSLVLASVIRRAREAGLIVICDAKRGDIGSTAEAYARGYLAGSDRNAAPWSADSLTVNPYLGPDTLQPFVDVAVQREAGLYVLVRTSNPGAAGFQDLIADGQTHYRHVAAAVEQLAQETRGEQTYGAVGAVVGATYPQELAELRAAMPHTHFLIPGYGSQGGTAQDIAAAFDADGLGAIVNSSRGIIFAYNNAKYKDQFAPEQWESAVEAATRDMIADLAEHTPAGALGG